In a single window of the Saccharothrix australiensis genome:
- a CDS encoding deoxyribodipyrimidine photo-lyase, which translates to MDSATVVWFRRDLRVADHPALAAAGRAARGPALFVLDPRLPAVAGRSRVEFLLRCLRTLDDRLGGRLMVVSGDPVDVVPEVARSVGASSVHVSADAGPYGRQRDAAVWAEVELVRVGSPYAVTPGRVVKADGTPYRVFTPFRRAWADRGWRAPAGTDESTVDWMRPGGTEALPDVAPLEDAAELWARFRDERLPDHARDRDRPDLDRTSRLSAYPRWGVLHPRTGGR; encoded by the coding sequence GTGGACTCCGCGACCGTCGTCTGGTTCCGCCGCGACCTGCGGGTCGCCGACCACCCCGCGCTGGCGGCGGCCGGCCGGGCCGCGCGCGGGCCGGCCCTGTTCGTCCTGGACCCCAGGCTGCCGGCGGTCGCGGGCAGGTCGCGGGTGGAGTTCCTGCTCCGGTGCCTGCGGACGCTGGACGACCGGCTCGGCGGTCGGCTGATGGTGGTGTCCGGCGATCCCGTGGACGTGGTGCCCGAGGTCGCGCGATCCGTTGGCGCGTCGTCGGTCCACGTGTCGGCGGACGCCGGACCCTATGGGCGGCAACGGGACGCGGCCGTCTGGGCGGAGGTCGAACTCGTGCGGGTCGGCTCGCCGTACGCGGTGACGCCCGGCCGGGTGGTCAAGGCGGACGGGACGCCCTACCGGGTGTTCACGCCGTTCCGCCGGGCGTGGGCGGACCGCGGGTGGCGGGCGCCCGCCGGCACCGATGAGTCCACTGTGGACTGGATGCGGCCGGGTGGGACCGAGGCGCTGCCGGACGTCGCGCCGCTGGAGGACGCGGCCGAGCTGTGGGCGCGGTTCCGCGACGAACGGCTGCCCGACCACGCCCGTGACCGCGACCGGCCCGACCTGGACCGCACGAGCCGGCTGTCGGCGTACCCGCGCTGGGGCGTGCTGCACCCCCGCACCGGCGGCCGTTGA
- a CDS encoding SigE family RNA polymerase sigma factor, whose translation MEFAEYVARQRPALMRFATVLTCRTWLAEDLVSDVLGRAFERWERISGMAEPNAYVRRMVVNEYLSWRRRLTRTSPRAEVEPVVTSDGATERAERDAMIRRLARLPRKQRAAVVLRYYAGLSDREIATQLGCREPTVRSQIHRALNALRIDLTAGAPDFQETS comes from the coding sequence ATGGAGTTCGCGGAGTACGTGGCGAGGCAACGTCCCGCGCTGATGCGGTTCGCCACGGTCCTGACCTGCCGGACGTGGCTCGCCGAGGACCTGGTGAGCGACGTGCTGGGCCGGGCGTTCGAGCGCTGGGAACGGATCTCGGGGATGGCCGAGCCGAACGCCTACGTGCGGCGGATGGTCGTCAACGAGTACCTGTCCTGGCGCAGGAGGCTGACCCGCACGTCACCGCGCGCCGAGGTCGAGCCGGTGGTGACCTCCGACGGCGCGACCGAGCGGGCCGAGCGGGACGCGATGATCCGCCGCCTCGCCCGCCTGCCGAGGAAGCAGCGCGCGGCCGTGGTGCTGCGCTACTACGCGGGCCTGTCCGACCGGGAGATCGCCACCCAGCTGGGGTGCCGGGAACCGACCGTGCGCAGCCAGATCCACCGGGCGCTCAACGCCCTGCGCATCGACCTCACCGCCGGCGCCCCCGACTTCCAGGAGACCTCATGA
- a CDS encoding ABC transporter permease, producing MSTLPPGRAVFLVARREFLAKVRTRSFLVGTAVVVAVLAGYVLLQAVLFDRAGRDAVALSGQATVLAEPLRRTAESFGREIAVVDVTDVAAAEGQVRAGELDALVTGAPDALRVVVKDRLDDALRNSIDLIVKQQVLSAQAAEAGLDPADVERNVARAEVAVVALEPEDPQRGQRLAIGLVIAALLYYSLLVYGTMVAQGVVEEKSSRVVEILLSTLRPWQLLLGKVIGLGLVGLVQLVLIGGIGLVLSSVSGVVDVTGVAGGALATGVLWYLLGFFLYATVFAAAAALVSRQEELQSVLTPISMSIVVAFVVGVNLMIQDASDALVAVLSVLPPFAPILMPGRMALGVAPLWQVLLAVVLALGAIAAMTWLGGRVYANAVLRTGARVKLRDALR from the coding sequence ATGAGCACCCTGCCCCCTGGCCGGGCGGTCTTCCTGGTCGCCCGGCGGGAGTTCCTGGCCAAGGTGCGCACCAGGTCGTTCCTCGTGGGCACGGCGGTCGTGGTCGCCGTGCTGGCCGGGTACGTGCTGCTCCAGGCGGTCCTGTTCGACCGCGCGGGCCGGGACGCGGTGGCGTTGAGCGGACAGGCGACCGTGCTCGCGGAACCCCTGCGGCGGACGGCGGAGTCGTTCGGGCGCGAGATCGCGGTCGTGGACGTGACCGACGTCGCCGCCGCCGAGGGGCAGGTGCGCGCGGGCGAGCTGGACGCGCTGGTGACGGGCGCGCCGGACGCGCTGCGCGTCGTGGTGAAGGACCGCCTGGACGACGCGCTGCGCAACTCGATCGACCTGATCGTCAAGCAGCAGGTGCTCAGCGCGCAGGCGGCGGAGGCGGGGCTGGACCCGGCCGACGTGGAGCGCAACGTGGCCCGCGCCGAGGTGGCGGTCGTCGCGCTGGAGCCGGAGGACCCCCAACGGGGGCAACGGCTCGCGATCGGCCTGGTGATCGCCGCGCTGCTGTACTACTCGCTGCTGGTGTACGGGACGATGGTCGCGCAGGGCGTCGTGGAGGAGAAGTCCAGCCGGGTCGTGGAGATCCTGCTGTCGACGCTGCGGCCGTGGCAGTTGTTGCTGGGCAAAGTGATCGGCCTCGGCCTCGTCGGCCTGGTCCAGCTCGTGCTGATCGGCGGCATCGGGCTGGTGCTGTCGTCGGTGTCCGGCGTGGTCGACGTGACCGGGGTGGCCGGTGGCGCGCTGGCCACCGGCGTCCTGTGGTACCTGCTCGGGTTCTTCTTGTACGCCACCGTTTTCGCGGCGGCGGCGGCGCTGGTGTCGCGCCAGGAGGAGCTCCAGTCGGTGCTGACGCCGATCAGCATGTCGATCGTGGTCGCGTTCGTGGTCGGCGTGAACCTGATGATCCAGGACGCGTCGGACGCGCTGGTGGCGGTGCTGTCCGTGCTGCCGCCGTTCGCGCCGATCCTGATGCCGGGCCGGATGGCGCTCGGCGTCGCGCCGCTGTGGCAGGTGCTGCTGGCCGTCGTGCTGGCCCTCGGCGCGATCGCGGCGATGACCTGGCTGGGCGGCCGGGTCTACGCCAACGCCGTGCTGCGGACCGGCGCGCGGGTGAAGCTGCGGGACGCCCTGCGCTGA
- a CDS encoding ABC transporter ATP-binding protein, with amino-acid sequence MAQGVLEIDRVSKRYGEVVALRDMTFDVRAGELFGFVGSNGAGKTTTMRIALGVLAADAGEVRWNGEPVTLETRRRIGYMPEERGLYPKMKVLDQLVYLAELHGLPTNAAHRSAETWVARLGLRDRRGDEVQKLSLGNQQRVQLAAALVHEPDVLVLDEPFSGLDPVAVDVMSAVLRERAAAGVPVVFSSHQLDLVERLCDRVGIVRDGSLVAAGTVDELRAGGAVELVVDAPAAPAGWADGLPGVRGASLRGARTVLELAPDADDQVVLRAALATGPVREFTRRRPSLAELFRSVVTEERGA; translated from the coding sequence GTGGCACAGGGCGTGCTGGAGATCGACCGGGTCTCCAAGCGCTACGGCGAGGTCGTCGCGTTGCGGGACATGACGTTCGACGTCCGGGCGGGCGAGCTGTTCGGGTTCGTCGGCAGCAACGGCGCGGGCAAGACCACGACCATGCGGATCGCCCTGGGTGTGCTCGCGGCCGACGCGGGCGAGGTGCGCTGGAACGGCGAGCCGGTGACGCTGGAGACGCGGCGGCGCATCGGCTACATGCCGGAGGAGCGCGGGCTCTACCCGAAGATGAAGGTGCTCGACCAGCTCGTGTACCTGGCCGAGCTGCACGGCCTGCCCACCAACGCCGCCCACCGCTCGGCGGAGACCTGGGTCGCCCGGCTCGGCCTGCGCGACCGGCGCGGCGACGAGGTGCAGAAGCTCAGCCTGGGCAACCAGCAGCGCGTGCAGCTCGCGGCGGCCCTGGTGCACGAGCCGGACGTGCTGGTGCTGGACGAACCGTTCTCCGGGCTCGACCCGGTCGCCGTGGACGTGATGAGCGCGGTGCTGCGGGAGCGGGCCGCCGCCGGCGTGCCGGTGGTGTTCTCCAGCCACCAGCTCGATCTGGTGGAGCGGCTGTGCGACCGGGTGGGCATCGTGCGCGACGGCTCGCTGGTGGCCGCGGGCACGGTCGACGAGCTGCGCGCGGGCGGCGCGGTGGAGCTGGTGGTGGACGCCCCGGCCGCGCCCGCCGGCTGGGCGGACGGGCTGCCCGGCGTGCGAGGGGCGTCCCTGCGGGGCGCCCGGACCGTCCTGGAGCTGGCCCCCGACGCCGACGACCAGGTCGTGCTGCGCGCGGCGCTCGCGACCGGCCCGGTCCGCGAGTTCACCCGGCGGCGGCCGTCGCTGGCCGAGCTGTTCCGCAGCGTGGTCACCGAGGAGCGCGGCGCATGA
- a CDS encoding helix-turn-helix transcriptional regulator — MSRARQGPTRRIHNRIPVLRAERGMTRVGLAQAVEVNPQTIGALERGDHYPSLDLAMRICEVFGLPVEAVFGREPFEPLSTRVYGG; from the coding sequence ATGAGTCGGGCGCGCCAGGGCCCAACGCGGCGGATACACAACCGGATACCGGTGCTGCGGGCCGAACGGGGTATGACCAGGGTGGGTCTGGCACAGGCCGTGGAGGTCAACCCCCAGACGATCGGCGCGCTGGAACGGGGCGACCACTACCCCAGCCTGGACCTCGCGATGCGGATCTGCGAGGTCTTCGGTCTGCCGGTGGAGGCGGTGTTCGGCCGCGAACCGTTCGAGCCGCTGTCGACACGGGTCTACGGTGGTTGA
- a CDS encoding YbaB/EbfC family nucleoid-associated protein produces the protein MEPMEPDQWLAQYGQKIEQAKRNAEQAQEQLGGVGGSATSPDGLITVTVNASGALTNLILRPGLRGEDPERVSGAIMSAVGQAQRAAAGQVVQIMNDFVGEGPALDFVKANMPNGYSGDGDDPVEPEPEIQRRDTRPDDDYFTNPPDVMA, from the coding sequence ATGGAGCCGATGGAGCCGGACCAGTGGCTCGCGCAGTACGGCCAGAAGATCGAGCAGGCCAAGCGGAACGCCGAGCAGGCGCAGGAGCAGCTGGGCGGCGTCGGCGGCAGCGCCACGTCCCCCGACGGCCTGATCACGGTGACGGTCAACGCGTCGGGCGCGCTGACCAACCTCATCCTGCGGCCGGGCCTGCGCGGCGAGGACCCGGAGCGCGTCTCGGGGGCGATCATGAGCGCGGTGGGCCAGGCGCAGCGCGCCGCCGCGGGCCAGGTCGTGCAGATCATGAACGACTTCGTCGGCGAGGGCCCGGCGCTGGACTTCGTCAAGGCGAACATGCCGAACGGCTATTCGGGTGACGGCGACGACCCGGTGGAACCGGAGCCGGAGATCCAGCGTCGGGACACCAGGCCCGACGACGACTACTTCACCAATCCACCAGACGTGATGGCCTGA
- a CDS encoding type VII secretion target, whose translation MSMYVSFHVSPEEIRAHAGTVDQLTQRMLSATRTADPSLSTDAFGVFGSFLASFLLKTAGASQDILGQATETVADMCQGLKEVADLYENVDLDNAFGFTGRARG comes from the coding sequence ATGTCCATGTACGTGTCGTTCCACGTGAGCCCGGAGGAGATCCGGGCCCACGCCGGCACGGTCGACCAGTTGACGCAGCGGATGCTCTCGGCCACCAGGACCGCGGACCCGTCGCTGTCGACCGACGCCTTCGGCGTCTTCGGCTCCTTCCTGGCCTCGTTCCTGCTGAAGACCGCCGGCGCGTCCCAGGACATCCTCGGCCAGGCGACCGAGACCGTCGCCGACATGTGCCAGGGCCTCAAGGAGGTCGCCGACCTGTACGAGAACGTCGACCTCGACAACGCGTTCGGGTTCACCGGGAGGGCACGGGGATGA
- a CDS encoding WXG100 family type VII secretion target — translation MTTQATTQGRDPSHLIGDVQGTVAAVERGDWVQAGLGMANTAMGIVGLASNPLSGLLSAGFSWAVQHVDFLREPFDALLGSPQAIQKMSDSWASAAKQIEGVVADYRRTSVEETRGWRGRSADGYRAASQKHASGLETLAKAARGISGAAKGAGELVAQVRKTIMDLIGQAVSEMVMKIIQWLAASFLTFGAAIAAAISDIVQLAVNYAKKLADFLQKLGDSLKKLIDLIKSVQQIAATAKQILQAITAMTHSNKGSGGGGGAGPRNTRDGLGLTQEQLANMDRNARDRYASGGGGGGGNTDTSGSPNAGPVVNRPPTFGGQAGADGVGGPGGFGDGVSTGGPRVSRPPQVGGGSGGGASSGGHWEPGRWVPAGGGSTSGPRVTPVPFPAGTRDVTHATNNTATHTTPHVPTTRPLSAPDLPVSSGAGGGGFGGGGFAGGGVGGGGVGGGAVGGGVGGSGGGGAGGAGQVLQAGGSSGVLPAGAGAGATGGAGGAGGGGRGGAGGVMGGMVPPMAATPGQGDAKDHQRKVRLEGERLIDEPPKAAKPIIGE, via the coding sequence ATGACGACCCAGGCGACCACGCAGGGACGCGACCCGTCCCACCTGATCGGCGACGTGCAGGGCACCGTCGCGGCCGTCGAGCGCGGCGACTGGGTGCAGGCCGGGCTGGGCATGGCGAACACGGCGATGGGCATCGTCGGGCTGGCGTCGAACCCGCTGTCGGGCCTCCTGTCCGCCGGGTTCAGCTGGGCCGTGCAGCACGTGGACTTCCTGCGCGAGCCGTTCGACGCGCTGCTGGGCAGCCCGCAGGCGATCCAGAAGATGTCCGACAGCTGGGCGTCCGCGGCCAAGCAGATCGAGGGCGTCGTCGCCGACTACCGGCGCACGTCGGTCGAGGAGACGCGCGGCTGGCGGGGGCGCTCCGCCGACGGCTACCGCGCGGCGAGCCAGAAGCACGCCAGCGGCCTGGAGACGCTCGCCAAGGCGGCGCGGGGCATCTCCGGCGCGGCCAAGGGCGCGGGCGAACTCGTGGCGCAGGTCCGCAAGACCATCATGGACCTGATCGGCCAGGCCGTGTCCGAGATGGTCATGAAGATCATCCAGTGGCTGGCGGCGTCGTTCCTGACGTTCGGCGCGGCGATCGCGGCGGCGATCTCGGACATCGTGCAGCTGGCCGTGAACTACGCGAAGAAGCTCGCGGACTTCCTCCAGAAGCTCGGCGACTCGCTGAAGAAGCTCATCGACCTCATCAAGTCGGTGCAGCAGATCGCGGCCACCGCCAAGCAGATCCTCCAGGCGATCACCGCGATGACGCACTCCAACAAGGGTTCCGGCGGCGGCGGTGGCGCGGGCCCGCGCAACACGCGGGACGGGTTGGGGCTCACGCAGGAGCAGTTGGCGAACATGGACCGCAACGCGCGTGACCGGTACGCGTCCGGCGGCGGTGGCGGCGGCGGGAACACCGACACCAGCGGCTCGCCGAACGCCGGCCCCGTGGTCAACCGCCCGCCGACGTTCGGCGGGCAGGCGGGCGCGGACGGCGTGGGCGGCCCCGGTGGCTTCGGTGACGGCGTGTCGACCGGCGGTCCGCGGGTCAGCCGCCCGCCGCAGGTCGGTGGCGGGTCGGGTGGCGGCGCGTCGAGCGGCGGCCACTGGGAGCCGGGTCGCTGGGTGCCCGCCGGTGGCGGCTCGACGTCCGGTCCGCGCGTCACGCCGGTGCCGTTCCCGGCCGGGACGCGGGACGTGACCCACGCGACCAACAACACCGCCACGCACACGACGCCGCACGTGCCGACGACGCGTCCGCTCTCCGCGCCCGACCTGCCGGTGTCGTCCGGTGCCGGTGGTGGCGGGTTCGGCGGTGGCGGGTTCGCCGGTGGTGGTGTCGGCGGTGGTGGTGTCGGTGGCGGTGCTGTCGGCGGCGGTGTCGGTGGCTCCGGTGGCGGCGGCGCGGGTGGCGCGGGCCAGGTGCTCCAGGCCGGCGGCTCGTCCGGTGTCCTGCCCGCCGGTGCGGGCGCGGGCGCGACCGGTGGTGCGGGTGGTGCCGGCGGCGGTGGTCGCGGCGGCGCGGGTGGCGTCATGGGCGGGATGGTGCCGCCGATGGCGGCGACCCCCGGCCAGGGCGACGCCAAGGACCACCAGCGCAAGGTGCGGCTGGAGGGCGAGCGGCTGATCGACGAGCCGCCGAAAGCGGCCAAGCCGATCATCGGCGAGTGA
- a CDS encoding glycerol-3-phosphate dehydrogenase/oxidase, with translation MNTSLNAARRRRELASVADGTVDLLVVGGGVTGAGVALDAASRGLDVCLLEARDLAFGTSRWSSKLVHGGLRYLARGEVGLAYESAVERGILMTRTAPHLVRALPQLVPLHGRANDPLVLAGLRAGDVLRRLAGTPSRVLPGPRRVPAVTARALAPGLRGHDLRGGLLGFDGQLVDDARLVVALARTAAGFGARIITRAEVTGLSGREARVRDGLTGETLTIRARAVVNAAGVWAGGLVDVRLRPSRGSHLVLAADAVGLSRTALTVPVPGERNRYALVLPQQDGRVYVGLTDEPVTGPIPDVPTVPEPEVDFLLDVASSVLERTLTRADVLGAFAGLRPLLDTGDGPSADLSRRHAVLTADGVTTVVGGKLTTYRRMAADAVDATGLTAVPSRTKSLPLLGVGPARGPAHLVARYGTEAHRVAEVGEFAWAVRHEGALDVADVLDRRTRIGLVPADRRARETEARQRVEEELAALS, from the coding sequence GTGAACACGTCGCTCAACGCCGCCCGCCGCCGCCGCGAGCTCGCCTCGGTCGCCGACGGGACCGTGGACCTGCTGGTGGTCGGCGGCGGTGTCACGGGCGCGGGCGTCGCCCTCGACGCCGCCTCGCGCGGCCTGGACGTGTGCCTGCTGGAGGCGCGCGACCTCGCGTTCGGCACGTCCCGCTGGTCCAGCAAGCTGGTCCACGGCGGCCTGCGCTACCTGGCGCGCGGCGAGGTCGGGCTTGCGTACGAGAGCGCGGTCGAGCGCGGCATCCTGATGACCCGCACCGCGCCGCACCTGGTGCGGGCGCTGCCGCAACTGGTACCGCTGCACGGCCGGGCGAACGACCCGCTGGTGCTGGCCGGCCTGCGCGCGGGCGACGTGCTGCGCCGCCTGGCGGGCACGCCGTCCCGCGTCCTGCCCGGACCGCGCCGCGTGCCCGCGGTGACCGCCCGCGCGCTCGCGCCGGGCCTGCGCGGGCACGACCTGCGCGGCGGGCTGCTCGGGTTCGACGGCCAGCTCGTCGACGACGCCCGCCTGGTGGTCGCCCTGGCCCGCACCGCGGCGGGGTTCGGCGCGCGGATCATCACCAGGGCCGAGGTCACCGGGCTGTCCGGCCGCGAGGCGCGCGTCCGCGACGGCCTGACCGGCGAGACGCTCACCATCCGGGCCAGGGCCGTGGTCAACGCGGCGGGCGTCTGGGCGGGCGGGTTGGTCGACGTGCGGCTGCGCCCGTCGCGCGGGTCGCACCTGGTGCTCGCCGCCGACGCCGTCGGCCTGAGCCGCACCGCGCTGACCGTGCCGGTGCCCGGCGAGCGCAACCGCTACGCGCTGGTGCTGCCACAGCAGGACGGCCGCGTCTACGTCGGGCTGACCGACGAGCCCGTGACCGGCCCGATCCCGGACGTGCCCACCGTGCCCGAGCCCGAGGTGGACTTCCTGCTCGACGTGGCGTCGTCGGTGCTGGAGCGCACCCTGACCCGCGCCGACGTGCTCGGCGCGTTCGCGGGCCTGCGCCCGTTGCTGGACACCGGTGACGGGCCGAGCGCCGACCTGTCGCGCCGGCACGCCGTGCTCACCGCGGACGGCGTCACCACGGTCGTCGGCGGCAAGCTCACGACGTACCGGCGGATGGCGGCGGACGCGGTGGACGCGACCGGGCTGACGGCCGTCCCGTCGCGCACGAAGTCGTTGCCGCTCCTCGGCGTCGGCCCGGCCCGCGGTCCGGCGCACCTGGTCGCGCGGTACGGCACGGAGGCCCACCGGGTCGCCGAGGTCGGCGAGTTCGCGTGGGCCGTGCGGCACGAGGGCGCGCTGGACGTGGCCGACGTGCTGGACCGCCGCACCCGGATCGGCCTGGTGCCCGCCGACCGCCGCGCGCGGGAAACCGAGGCGCGCCAACGGGTCGAGGAGGAACTGGCCGCCCTGTCCTGA